A window of the Paenibacillus woosongensis genome harbors these coding sequences:
- a CDS encoding DUF6985 domain-containing protein, which produces MKINDSVFGELEYDYVWSRNITIDFCGTETNIALMVDGDEDGEFSDKQYASYNSLIENWGHLQQYILQPILDYYKQKRFELGYDISHNENYPLIDNIDDLLKNIKLVGIFVPSARRFEGRYIGLTFDCRWDEENGVGIRLIDEEVTRIGYQDVAL; this is translated from the coding sequence GTGAAAATTAATGATTCGGTTTTCGGTGAACTTGAATATGATTATGTTTGGAGTAGGAATATCACCATTGATTTTTGTGGAACAGAAACCAATATTGCTTTAATGGTAGACGGAGACGAAGATGGTGAATTTAGTGATAAACAGTATGCTTCGTATAATTCTTTAATAGAAAACTGGGGACATCTTCAACAATATATTTTGCAACCTATATTAGACTATTATAAACAAAAACGTTTTGAGCTTGGATATGATATTTCACACAATGAAAATTACCCATTAATTGATAATATCGACGACCTTTTAAAAAATATTAAGCTAGTAGGGATTTTTGTACCTTCTGCGAGACGATTTGAAGGCAGATATATTGGACTAACGTTTGATTGTAGATGGGACGAGGAAAATGGGGTTGGTATTCGTTTAATCGATGAAGAAGTCACTAGAATAGGATACCAAGATGTTGCTCTTTAG
- a CDS encoding HNH endonuclease, with amino-acid sequence MQAESTQAAAGYGQVRLVWPYRIQQISELRLERNVGEHARLWLTGIVPEEDKDRYIQEARSQDPIALEETDEQGKTKRTLFQGILDTIAVRVVRGIYYVELTAVSCSALMDVQARTRSYQNREMKCSELVESVLAAYPGSDFIDNAMSHQRIGQFTLQYKETDWQFLKRVASRFGAVVIVESAAASPKLWMGLPLGRLHPLPEDTPYTIQRDLSALEEARGDGAADLHPYDFTRYAVDLVNWYPLGDILAFAGQELLIFSAVTRFTGGELRHQYILSPERGIRQNKILNTPLAGASLEGKIIDVQKDQVRVHMDVDGKQAKEEASWLPYSSIYTAEGNSGFYCMPQQGDSVQVYFPSPREEEAIAMSSIRRGGQPSPKMEDPRVKYWGTNYGKEMKFGGSELTLTATEGSLFISLEDEAGVLIQSDSGIIMASKKDLELASEKEIKIEAETAIYLVCGDSSIVMDGDTDIQGTEIVLEGLQKCPVYVEDLEPEPEAPFVSEVEPPEKKKSFWEKALDVVQVGLDVAGLIPGLGEIADLVNAGIYLARGDYANAALSAAAAIPFAGWAATGAKFVKRGVEAFKTGQKLMKGVDRAVDAFQAVKKTASMMPSPMRQDLGKVWTSARKLGNNLGLGEQLGKIKNAMQRLSVSHPRLAHAVSTSASVSQQVAMQYTRSLAIEAAMEAGGRIEFIGDFIEQIGGDKMRAAITWVSIATNKGRSKGTGLNRNLGFTGGGGNGGSGKRGGKDDTPPAFKQTKFASSYESRINQTPAPGNPKVGFEGQRGESKCILKPPPDPDLKKILDEAGIDGINYKNAVPDFSPVSKAQLEIDHMVGGTGSNGTKARAANFKQADIKLAEQLNNSPELANQFGLTPGKIKAGDIADVREEFKLTWHELNDGRTIQLVPSEINSKFGHLGGVGEINAGAFEPGGFANN; translated from the coding sequence GTGCAAGCAGAGTCGACACAGGCAGCAGCAGGATATGGCCAAGTGCGGCTCGTGTGGCCTTACCGCATACAACAAATTAGCGAGCTGCGACTAGAGCGGAACGTAGGTGAGCACGCCAGGCTGTGGTTAACCGGGATTGTGCCGGAGGAAGACAAGGATCGTTATATTCAAGAGGCTAGAAGTCAGGACCCGATCGCGTTGGAAGAAACGGACGAGCAGGGAAAGACCAAGCGTACTCTGTTCCAGGGGATTCTGGACACGATCGCGGTTCGCGTTGTGCGGGGCATATACTATGTCGAGTTGACGGCTGTTTCCTGCTCAGCCCTGATGGATGTTCAAGCCAGAACCCGTTCTTACCAAAATCGGGAGATGAAATGCAGCGAATTAGTGGAGTCGGTCCTAGCGGCTTACCCTGGATCGGATTTTATTGATAACGCCATGAGCCATCAGCGCATCGGCCAGTTTACGCTGCAGTATAAAGAGACCGACTGGCAATTTCTGAAGAGGGTAGCTTCGCGGTTTGGGGCTGTCGTCATTGTAGAATCTGCGGCCGCGTCTCCGAAGCTGTGGATGGGGCTCCCTCTGGGCCGGCTTCATCCGCTGCCGGAAGATACCCCTTATACGATTCAGCGTGATTTAAGCGCTCTCGAAGAGGCGCGCGGCGACGGAGCTGCGGATTTGCATCCGTATGATTTTACCCGCTATGCGGTAGACCTGGTGAACTGGTACCCCCTAGGCGATATCCTGGCATTCGCGGGACAGGAGCTGCTCATCTTCTCTGCGGTCACGCGATTTACAGGAGGAGAGCTGCGGCATCAATACATACTTAGCCCGGAGAGAGGCATCCGGCAGAACAAAATTCTTAATACGCCGCTGGCGGGAGCCTCGCTGGAAGGGAAAATCATCGATGTCCAGAAGGACCAGGTACGCGTCCATATGGATGTGGACGGGAAGCAGGCGAAGGAGGAAGCAAGCTGGCTGCCCTATTCTTCGATTTATACCGCCGAGGGCAATAGCGGTTTCTACTGCATGCCGCAGCAGGGAGATTCGGTGCAGGTGTATTTTCCAAGCCCGCGGGAGGAAGAAGCGATCGCGATGAGTTCGATCCGCCGAGGGGGCCAGCCTTCACCGAAGATGGAAGACCCCAGAGTCAAGTACTGGGGAACCAACTACGGCAAAGAAATGAAGTTCGGGGGCAGCGAACTAACGCTAACCGCTACGGAAGGAAGCCTGTTTATCTCCTTGGAGGACGAAGCGGGCGTGCTGATTCAGAGCGACTCTGGAATAATCATGGCGAGCAAGAAGGATTTGGAGCTTGCTTCGGAGAAGGAAATAAAGATCGAAGCGGAGACAGCGATCTATCTGGTGTGCGGTGACAGCAGCATCGTCATGGACGGAGATACGGACATTCAGGGGACGGAAATCGTTCTGGAGGGGCTGCAGAAGTGCCCGGTATACGTCGAAGATTTGGAGCCGGAACCGGAGGCGCCTTTTGTATCCGAAGTAGAGCCGCCTGAGAAGAAGAAGAGCTTCTGGGAGAAAGCGCTGGATGTGGTTCAGGTCGGTTTGGATGTCGCGGGGCTGATCCCGGGGCTCGGAGAGATCGCCGACCTTGTGAATGCAGGGATCTACCTGGCTCGCGGCGACTATGCGAACGCGGCATTGTCCGCAGCGGCGGCCATTCCGTTTGCCGGATGGGCGGCGACCGGGGCGAAGTTCGTGAAGCGCGGCGTCGAAGCGTTCAAGACTGGGCAGAAGCTGATGAAGGGCGTAGATCGGGCGGTGGACGCTTTCCAGGCGGTGAAGAAGACCGCCAGCATGATGCCAAGTCCGATGAGGCAGGACCTCGGCAAGGTATGGACGTCAGCCCGGAAGCTGGGCAACAACCTGGGGCTGGGCGAACAGCTCGGAAAGATCAAAAATGCCATGCAGAGGCTGTCGGTCAGCCATCCAAGGCTCGCCCACGCTGTAAGCACATCAGCTAGCGTCAGCCAGCAGGTCGCCATGCAATATACCCGCAGCCTGGCGATAGAAGCCGCTATGGAAGCAGGCGGCCGGATCGAATTCATCGGCGACTTCATCGAGCAGATCGGCGGAGACAAGATGCGCGCGGCGATTACCTGGGTATCCATCGCTACGAACAAGGGGCGGAGCAAGGGCACTGGCCTTAACCGCAATCTTGGCTTTACTGGCGGTGGCGGTAATGGTGGCTCTGGGAAGCGTGGGGGGAAAGATGATACTCCGCCAGCCTTCAAGCAAACGAAATTTGCCAGTTCATATGAATCAAGAATTAATCAAACTCCTGCGCCAGGAAATCCAAAGGTTGGTTTTGAAGGGCAAAGGGGAGAATCTAAATGTATCTTAAAACCGCCTCCTGACCCTGACTTGAAAAAAATATTAGACGAAGCTGGTATTGACGGTATAAATTATAAGAATGCCGTACCCGATTTTTCGCCTGTATCAAAAGCACAGTTGGAAATTGACCACATGGTAGGTGGAACTGGCAGTAATGGAACTAAAGCTAGAGCTGCTAATTTTAAACAAGCAGATATAAAATTAGCTGAGCAACTTAATAATTCGCCCGAGTTGGCTAATCAATTTGGGTTGACCCCCGGAAAGATTAAAGCAGGAGACATAGCAGATGTTCGTGAAGAATTTAAATTAACATGGCACGAATTAAATGATGGAAGAACGATACAACTTGTACCATCAGAAATTAATAGCAAATTCGGACATTTAGGTGGCGTAGGAGAGATAAACGCAGGAGCGTTTGAGCCAGGCGGATTTGCAAATAATTAG
- a CDS encoding DUF4280 domain-containing protein yields the protein MEIVGAYSTNETAGEEQKSYVVAGAILSCSCGTQLNRLKTPLCHGLHLKEKAQMNVADYEPMVNIIPFGNCFSMLNPAVQNGEMDIEGLQKAPCVPVIAEKWAGGKEDVLIEGEPALLSDCTTFCIHGGLIQIEDDGQELDGTSVG from the coding sequence ATGGAAATTGTCGGTGCATATTCCACCAATGAAACAGCAGGCGAAGAACAGAAAAGCTATGTCGTGGCCGGTGCAATCTTAAGCTGCAGCTGCGGAACGCAATTGAATCGGCTGAAGACACCGCTGTGTCATGGCTTGCATTTGAAGGAGAAGGCGCAAATGAATGTTGCGGATTATGAGCCTATGGTGAATATCATCCCTTTTGGCAACTGCTTCAGCATGCTGAATCCGGCGGTGCAAAACGGGGAGATGGATATCGAAGGTTTGCAGAAAGCGCCTTGCGTTCCCGTCATTGCAGAGAAATGGGCCGGGGGCAAAGAGGATGTTCTGATTGAAGGAGAACCAGCGCTGCTCAGCGACTGCACGACCTTTTGCATCCACGGCGGACTCATTCAGATTGAGGACGACGGCCAGGAGCTCGATGGAACGTCGGTGGGGTGA
- a CDS encoding serine protease produces MELDLFKLSLDERVHDPAVPVGVFAEITKEMLTEEGCHALHEVSLQFAIQDAGRVQYPDYLEHPLPLLSTRLKLLVEKFCPRMKFFAVRLLDLRRKHSQTYWLMIPPRVGCLSAESEFRPDGALRRLVVEGEQLNSWMLFQVAGIAETQILVHLALAESLLRRDFDGIRLTRVERAGTGSSEAAYGS; encoded by the coding sequence ATGGAGCTTGATTTGTTCAAGCTGAGCCTGGACGAGCGTGTGCATGACCCGGCTGTTCCTGTGGGTGTTTTTGCGGAGATCACCAAAGAAATGCTGACAGAGGAAGGCTGTCACGCGCTCCATGAAGTCAGCCTGCAATTTGCGATCCAGGACGCCGGACGGGTGCAATACCCGGATTATTTGGAGCATCCTCTGCCCTTGTTATCGACCCGGCTGAAGCTATTAGTCGAGAAATTCTGTCCGCGGATGAAGTTCTTCGCGGTGCGTTTGCTGGATCTTCGGCGCAAGCATAGCCAGACGTACTGGCTGATGATCCCGCCGCGGGTTGGCTGTTTGTCTGCGGAGAGCGAGTTTCGGCCGGATGGGGCGCTTCGTCGTCTCGTGGTAGAGGGAGAGCAGCTAAATTCATGGATGCTGTTCCAAGTGGCCGGTATTGCGGAGACACAGATTTTGGTTCATCTGGCGCTGGCGGAAAGCCTATTGCGCAGAGATTTTGACGGAATCCGGCTAACGCGAGTTGAGCGGGCGGGGACTGGAAGCAGCGAAGCTGCTTACGGCAGTTGA
- a CDS encoding pentapeptide repeat-containing protein, with translation MRNESALAHFRDEVIRPQRQIMLEQLEQTYQGWRPELIREFIASFRAWCQQLLELQAAGKKGRIGYLTYSMLRTAMQSGKMTYLGEAQDENWFLDPQPVRCGYEAKWAYLPLEKWKEAVMSRRREYAGQINEMDVEREMRHEAAYVHGYVVALIRQAMPEAVQLEEFLQLDKEQVVEIRVGEYLDHSEVVYKLDGRNLDSAEVKEWLESGKEAEYAYEVYRKLDLAGGDYSALDFRYARFENSWLKDSQLVECMLVGTRFERCMLAGANLSGSYLHEASFEHCGLQGADFRFVEGMSGTAGTEEWDIPGFIGVNFAGADLSDTDFTSANLRGARFIGANLTGASFIGANVQGADFTDAVLTDADFTGANLDGALIDESIAGSSTQAARRALLAYFAETEGEVNLDGA, from the coding sequence TTGAGGAATGAAAGTGCGCTGGCTCATTTTCGCGACGAGGTGATTCGTCCGCAGCGGCAGATCATGCTCGAGCAGCTGGAACAGACTTATCAAGGCTGGCGTCCAGAGCTGATCAGGGAGTTCATCGCTTCGTTTCGGGCCTGGTGCCAGCAGCTGCTGGAGCTTCAGGCGGCGGGCAAGAAGGGGCGCATCGGCTATTTGACCTATTCGATGCTGCGGACGGCGATGCAAAGCGGAAAGATGACGTATTTAGGGGAAGCGCAGGACGAGAACTGGTTTTTGGATCCCCAGCCCGTCCGATGTGGCTATGAGGCCAAATGGGCTTACCTGCCGCTGGAGAAGTGGAAGGAAGCGGTCATGTCCAGACGGCGGGAATATGCGGGACAGATTAACGAGATGGATGTGGAGCGGGAAATGCGGCATGAAGCCGCCTATGTTCATGGTTATGTCGTCGCGTTGATCCGCCAGGCGATGCCTGAAGCTGTGCAATTGGAAGAATTCCTCCAGCTCGATAAGGAGCAGGTGGTTGAAATCCGCGTAGGCGAATATTTGGACCACAGTGAGGTCGTCTATAAGCTGGACGGGCGGAATTTGGACAGCGCTGAGGTGAAGGAATGGCTCGAGTCGGGAAAAGAGGCCGAATACGCTTACGAGGTATACCGCAAGCTGGATTTGGCTGGCGGGGATTACAGCGCATTGGATTTTCGCTACGCACGGTTCGAGAATTCGTGGTTGAAGGACAGCCAGCTGGTGGAATGCATGCTGGTCGGCACGCGCTTTGAGAGATGCATGCTTGCAGGCGCGAACTTGTCCGGGTCCTACTTGCATGAAGCTAGCTTTGAGCATTGCGGCCTGCAAGGGGCGGATTTCAGATTCGTGGAAGGGATGAGCGGCACGGCAGGCACGGAGGAATGGGACATTCCCGGGTTCATTGGCGTGAATTTTGCCGGAGCGGATTTGTCCGATACCGATTTCACGAGTGCGAATCTGCGCGGTGCCCGGTTTATCGGCGCGAACCTGACTGGAGCAAGCTTTATTGGAGCTAATGTTCAGGGCGCTGATTTTACGGATGCGGTATTAACGGATGCTGATTTTACCGGTGCCAACCTGGACGGAGCGCTCATCGATGAGAGCATTGCCGGTTCCAGTACCCAGGCTGCGCGGCGAGCCTTGCTTGCGTATTTCGCCGAGACCGAGGGAGAGGTGAATCTCGATGGAGCTTGA
- a CDS encoding contractile injection system protein, VgrG/Pvc8 family, whose product MTEAALTYDSLVVSPFELVNLLELTIAKKVNDHACLKFTGIVSEEVKDSYVLMCDARTTVKISQRNEQGTLSPLFCGIVRNIAVKAVRGVYHLEVEAVSHTFELDVKKRSRSFQNKNMTYPDLLNVVKAPYTGIDIIDEATGGGAIGRFTMQYLETDWQFLTRLASRLRTVLIPSVVFDEPKFFFGLPDGSIKGAIKESHYQITKRMDPYRHTTQNTSAKVQENDYIYYEVESERVFQLGDTVQFKGSLLYVIEAFTEMKQGQLIHRYTLSSREGLRPNPYYNDQIIGVSIQGQVIAVQKDTVKVHLAIDDAQQASDAHCFPYASVYTAEGNSGWYCMPEVGDHVRVYFPGNREEEGVASSSVRQNSNEGETNKLGNPDHKYFRTAAGKELMMTPEEVVITGKDGEIFIRLSESGGIEISSSKEIKLVAKEDILMNAEQNITISAKEKITLTSNETSTIEMDGRTVISGLELKTN is encoded by the coding sequence ATGACAGAGGCCGCTCTTACTTACGACAGTCTGGTCGTCAGCCCGTTTGAGCTGGTGAATTTGCTAGAGTTGACGATTGCGAAGAAAGTGAATGATCACGCTTGTTTGAAATTTACAGGCATCGTGTCTGAGGAGGTAAAGGACAGCTATGTGCTCATGTGCGATGCCAGAACCACTGTAAAGATCAGCCAGCGCAACGAGCAGGGAACACTGTCCCCGCTGTTCTGCGGTATCGTGCGGAACATCGCCGTAAAGGCCGTCCGGGGCGTATACCATTTGGAAGTCGAAGCGGTGTCGCATACCTTTGAGCTGGATGTGAAAAAAAGAAGCCGTTCCTTCCAGAACAAAAATATGACGTATCCCGACCTGCTGAATGTGGTCAAAGCGCCTTACACGGGCATTGACATTATCGACGAGGCGACCGGAGGCGGGGCAATCGGGAGGTTCACGATGCAGTACCTGGAGACGGATTGGCAGTTCCTGACCCGGCTGGCCTCGCGGCTGCGCACCGTGCTGATTCCTTCGGTTGTCTTTGACGAGCCTAAATTTTTCTTCGGCTTGCCGGATGGCAGCATCAAGGGAGCAATTAAGGAGAGCCACTATCAAATCACGAAGCGGATGGACCCGTATCGCCATACGACGCAGAACACGAGTGCTAAGGTCCAGGAAAACGACTATATCTATTACGAAGTAGAGTCGGAGCGGGTGTTCCAGCTCGGGGACACGGTACAGTTCAAAGGGTCCTTGCTATATGTTATTGAGGCATTTACTGAAATGAAGCAAGGTCAGCTGATCCACCGCTATACTTTAAGCTCCCGGGAGGGTCTGCGGCCGAATCCTTACTATAATGATCAAATTATCGGCGTCTCGATTCAGGGTCAAGTCATTGCCGTACAGAAGGACACGGTCAAAGTTCACCTCGCCATCGACGATGCCCAGCAGGCCAGCGATGCGCATTGCTTTCCGTATGCCTCGGTATATACGGCCGAAGGGAACAGCGGCTGGTATTGTATGCCTGAGGTCGGCGACCATGTGCGCGTCTATTTTCCCGGAAACCGGGAGGAGGAGGGCGTGGCCAGCAGCTCGGTGCGGCAAAATTCCAACGAAGGCGAGACGAACAAGCTGGGCAACCCGGATCATAAATATTTCCGGACAGCCGCTGGCAAGGAGCTGATGATGACGCCGGAGGAAGTGGTCATCACAGGAAAAGACGGCGAGATATTTATCCGTCTTAGCGAGAGCGGCGGCATCGAAATATCCAGCAGCAAGGAAATCAAGCTGGTTGCGAAGGAGGACATTCTGATGAATGCCGAGCAGAATATTACGATTTCGGCCAAGGAGAAAATTACGCTGACGAGCAACGAGACGAGCACCATCGAAATGGACGGCCGCACGGTGATCTCGGGACTGGAGCTGAAGACGAACTAA
- a CDS encoding chitobiase/beta-hexosaminidase C-terminal domain-containing protein gives MNRKKLLLLLLSLSLLFNFSAIITPSEAAPGDPGRIEAVDFTDMSGIELEESSEGGFHIAYVDGGDWIDYSVNVENAGTYLVEFSVSSPYDGTQLQLQKGGQVLATLTVPNTGGWQNWETVSASVQLPAGSQTLRVYAVTNGWNLNWLNFSSSTEQGEVSIPVTGPYAQYLEMGLSPADLNHVTTLKTQNTMVNHTLKYNAGTTVTLGVNYMVEQKQVLFKTTDQNGNPLQGNPLTFTVHSGTAVQVDIIDKAVAATPVFTPSGGNYASAQNVTITTATSGATIKYTTDGSTPTSASPTYTGPISVTATTTIKAIATKADLADSAVASATYTIGSGSGASNLALHKPALASSSIAGNVADAAFDGNSGTRWESEFSDPQWIYVDLGTNHTVTGVRLHWETASARAYKIQVSTNASDWTDVYTQAYGTGNTEDITFDPVTARYVRMHGTERTTDYGYSLWEFEVFGQTTPLPPKASAPVFTPVPGTYTSAQSVTLTSATAGATIKYTTDGSTPTQASATYTGPIQVPVTTTIKAIAVKPDMTDSEVATGTYTITAFKVVSPVNGQMVTTTRTPTLTWEPKAGAVKYEVWVNLTRNDYDWNAPGNLLDRFTKVAEVTGTQVNAPSLVDRWTYKWYVVAVDGSGNKSQSDIGQFSVYLPYIEQVDDGVNMINGSRDLNKNGTIEPYEDWRNPISVRLDDLMSRMTTEEKINQLFFSPESLDGLNEKAGYVFSYGTTHFMTDAQIKVSRTQRLGIPIAFTGDKIHGWKTVFPTGLGLAATRNLDLAWQAGDLQRREQKAWGFTGTLSPVAEVNTKVLYPRVQEGTGENADYSAAMMRAMIAGMQGGPEVNPKSIMITVKHWPSQGAGGEQTVVYDSTTVKWHMKPWYAAMDANPGTVMPGYGSAPFLDPNSEGAGVSKPTLDYLRNVIGFKGVVMTDWLASATDISVRSIRAGSDVMGGAVASGTDFDTLVNAVGMPRIDEAVRRVLELKFKLGLFENPYGDPDYPTTIWHSAESNNIVNEAARQSLTLLKNNGVLPLKVNNGDTLVVAGPRATSDDMATDNIANVIWQSIYHDNPQAKSYYQGIKDRAGTGVNVVLNDAAQAKAAIVVIGEKSYTHGTEWPDKQPTIPADQIAQIDKFHSRGIPVIAVVVMPRPYVLTDILDKCAAVVVVYRPGNGGGTATSELLFGDYLPTGKLPFQLPRSVDQIGTDHVNNQLEKWDLPYDLGATEAERAQIRSYINNNQPVPTDFGDPLFPYGYGLQNFNPSP, from the coding sequence ATGAATAGAAAAAAACTGTTATTACTGCTATTGAGCCTATCCTTGCTTTTTAACTTTTCTGCGATAATAACGCCGTCTGAGGCGGCTCCGGGAGATCCGGGACGGATTGAAGCCGTGGATTTCACGGACATGAGCGGCATCGAGTTGGAAGAGAGCTCCGAAGGCGGATTTCATATCGCTTATGTGGACGGCGGGGACTGGATAGATTACAGCGTTAATGTGGAGAACGCCGGTACCTATCTAGTCGAATTCAGCGTTTCCAGTCCCTATGATGGAACTCAGCTGCAGCTTCAGAAGGGGGGACAGGTGCTGGCCACGTTAACGGTCCCGAATACGGGCGGCTGGCAGAACTGGGAGACGGTGTCGGCAAGCGTTCAGCTGCCTGCGGGCAGCCAGACGTTGCGAGTGTATGCCGTAACCAACGGCTGGAACTTGAACTGGCTGAACTTCAGCTCCAGCACCGAACAAGGAGAGGTCAGCATCCCGGTGACCGGTCCATATGCCCAGTACTTGGAGATGGGACTTAGCCCAGCGGATTTGAACCATGTGACCACATTAAAAACGCAAAATACGATGGTGAATCACACCCTGAAATATAACGCCGGAACAACGGTGACACTGGGCGTAAACTACATGGTCGAACAGAAGCAGGTGCTGTTCAAAACAACCGATCAGAACGGCAATCCGCTGCAAGGAAATCCGCTTACCTTTACGGTGCATTCCGGCACTGCCGTACAGGTGGATATTATCGACAAGGCGGTCGCCGCAACGCCGGTGTTTACACCTAGCGGCGGGAACTACGCTTCGGCTCAGAACGTAACGATTACAACGGCAACCTCTGGAGCGACGATCAAGTATACGACAGACGGCTCCACGCCTACCTCAGCTTCACCGACGTATACCGGACCAATTTCCGTGACAGCCACGACGACGATCAAAGCGATCGCCACCAAAGCTGACTTAGCGGATTCTGCGGTGGCTTCCGCGACATATACGATAGGCTCCGGTTCTGGTGCAAGCAATTTGGCGCTGCATAAGCCAGCGCTGGCATCCAGCAGTATCGCCGGGAATGTGGCGGACGCTGCATTTGACGGGAACAGCGGGACCCGCTGGGAGTCGGAATTCAGCGATCCCCAGTGGATTTACGTAGATCTCGGCACGAATCATACGGTGACCGGGGTCAGGCTGCATTGGGAGACAGCAAGCGCCAGGGCGTATAAAATCCAGGTTTCCACGAACGCCTCTGACTGGACGGATGTGTACACCCAAGCCTATGGGACGGGAAATACCGAAGACATTACCTTTGATCCTGTAACGGCCAGATATGTACGGATGCATGGGACGGAGCGGACTACCGATTACGGCTATTCGCTGTGGGAATTCGAAGTATTTGGCCAAACGACGCCTTTGCCGCCAAAAGCATCTGCCCCTGTGTTCACTCCAGTTCCAGGCACTTACACATCAGCGCAAAGCGTAACGCTGACAAGCGCCACGGCAGGAGCAACGATTAAATATACGACGGACGGCTCCACGCCGACCCAGGCTTCCGCAACCTATACCGGACCGATTCAGGTTCCGGTCACGACGACGATCAAAGCGATCGCTGTCAAGCCTGATATGACCGACTCGGAGGTCGCAACGGGTACCTATACCATTACGGCGTTCAAAGTGGTATCCCCGGTGAATGGCCAAATGGTGACAACGACCCGCACGCCGACTTTGACCTGGGAGCCCAAGGCCGGAGCCGTTAAATACGAAGTCTGGGTGAACCTGACCAGAAACGACTATGACTGGAATGCTCCAGGGAATTTGCTTGACCGCTTTACGAAGGTAGCCGAAGTGACGGGTACCCAGGTGAATGCGCCATCTCTGGTAGACCGCTGGACATATAAATGGTACGTCGTTGCCGTGGATGGAAGCGGCAATAAGAGCCAGTCCGACATAGGGCAGTTCAGCGTGTATCTACCTTATATTGAGCAAGTGGATGACGGCGTAAATATGATTAACGGCAGCCGGGATCTGAACAAAAACGGCACCATCGAGCCTTACGAGGATTGGCGCAACCCGATCTCCGTACGCTTGGACGATTTAATGTCGCGGATGACGACGGAGGAGAAAATCAATCAGCTGTTCTTCTCGCCGGAATCGCTTGATGGATTGAATGAGAAGGCAGGATATGTGTTCTCTTACGGCACGACCCATTTTATGACGGACGCGCAAATCAAAGTCTCGCGTACGCAGCGGCTGGGGATTCCAATTGCTTTTACCGGAGATAAAATCCATGGCTGGAAGACGGTCTTCCCTACCGGGCTTGGCCTTGCAGCTACCCGCAATCTCGACCTCGCCTGGCAAGCCGGCGACCTGCAGCGCCGCGAGCAAAAGGCTTGGGGCTTCACGGGAACGCTGTCTCCGGTAGCCGAAGTGAACACGAAGGTGCTCTATCCTCGCGTTCAGGAAGGAACGGGGGAGAATGCCGACTATTCTGCAGCGATGATGCGCGCAATGATCGCCGGCATGCAGGGCGGACCGGAGGTGAATCCGAAATCGATTATGATTACCGTCAAGCACTGGCCAAGTCAAGGCGCGGGCGGGGAGCAGACGGTAGTCTATGACAGCACAACGGTCAAATGGCATATGAAGCCATGGTACGCCGCGATGGATGCCAACCCGGGAACAGTCATGCCGGGCTATGGCTCAGCACCATTCCTTGACCCGAACAGCGAAGGGGCAGGCGTTAGCAAGCCGACCCTGGACTATTTGCGGAATGTCATCGGCTTCAAAGGGGTAGTTATGACGGATTGGCTGGCCTCAGCCACCGACATTTCCGTACGAAGCATCCGCGCAGGCAGTGACGTCATGGGCGGAGCCGTAGCTTCGGGTACGGATTTCGATACGCTAGTCAATGCAGTAGGCATGCCGCGAATCGATGAGGCAGTGCGCAGAGTGCTGGAGCTGAAATTCAAGTTGGGTCTGTTCGAGAATCCATATGGCGATCCGGACTACCCGACGACGATCTGGCACAGCGCCGAGAGCAACAACATTGTCAATGAAGCAGCTCGTCAATCGCTGACCCTGCTCAAGAACAACGGTGTTCTTCCGTTGAAGGTGAATAACGGAGATACCCTTGTCGTAGCAGGACCGCGGGCAACAAGCGATGATATGGCGACGGATAACATCGCCAACGTGATCTGGCAGTCGATCTATCATGATAACCCTCAGGCCAAATCTTACTACCAGGGAATCAAAGACCGGGCGGGGACGGGCGTCAATGTCGTGCTGAATGATGCGGCGCAGGCCAAAGCAGCCATCGTTGTGATCGGGGAAAAAAGCTATACCCATGGCACGGAATGGCCGGATAAACAGCCAACCATCCCTGCGGATCAAATCGCCCAGATCGACAAATTCCACAGCCGCGGCATTCCGGTCATCGCTGTCGTTGTCATGCCAAGACCTTATGTCCTGACAGACATTCTCGACAAATGCGCAGCTGTTGTCGTTGTATATCGCCCGGGGAACGGCGGAGGCACGGCGACCTCGGAGCTGCTGTTCGGCGACTATTTGCCAACAGGAAAGCTCCCGTTCCAGCTTCCGCGCTCTGTCGACCAGATCGGAACGGATCACGTGAATAACCAGCTGGAGAAATGGGATCTGCCTTACGACCTCGGGGCAACCGAAGCCGAACGCGCTCAAATTCGCAGCTACATTAACAATAACCAGCCGGTGCCAACCGACTTTGGTGATCCGCTGTTCCCTTACGGCTACGGCTTGCAGAACTTTAATCCTTCACCCTAG